A single Myxocyprinus asiaticus isolate MX2 ecotype Aquarium Trade chromosome 50, UBuf_Myxa_2, whole genome shotgun sequence DNA region contains:
- the LOC127439155 gene encoding SLAM family member 9-like isoform X3 encodes MNNVNIKWKMFHTLLLFCLFLWHVVGVFGVERVSVMEGDSVTLHTDVTEIQRDDEIEWRFGPENIRIARIKRKIGDFSTSDDVLDGRFRGRLHLNNQTGSLTITNIRTEHTGLYELNIITVNERTTKRFSVTVYAHLPIPVIIRDSSQCSSSSKCVLVCSVVNVTQVTLSWYKGNSLFSSISVSDLNSSLSLPLEVEYQENNIYSCVINNPIRNQTQHLNINEVCQLCSAPNQESPSQPQNLSLMMPISAAAAAGTLFIAAVLMFCICRKYRKTDQEDQTRAVEIIYADPTYKRRTQKSIVKQEDDVVYAGVAVRY; translated from the exons atgaataatgtGAACATTAAGTGGAAAATGTTTCACACATTGCTTTTATTCTGTTTGTTCTTGTGGCATGTGGTTG GTGTGTTTGGTGTTGAGAGAGTGTCAGTGATGGAGGGAGATTCTGTCACTCTACACACTGATGTTACTGAAATACAGAGAGATGATGAGATCGAGTGGAGGTTTGGACCTGAAAACATTCGCATCGCTAGAATCAAGAGAAAGATCGGAGACTTCTCTACATCTGATGATGTTCTTGATGGGAGATTCAGAGGTCGACTGCATCTGAACAATCAGACTGGATCTCTCACCATCACAAACATCAGAACTGAACACACTGGACTTTATGAACTAAACATCATTACAGTAAATGAGCGAACGACAAAGAGATTCAGTGTTACTGTTTATG CTCATCTGCCCATTCCTGTCATCATCAGAGACTCTTCTCAATGTTCTTCAAGCTCtaaatgtgtgttggtgtgttcagTGGTGAATGTGACACAGGTGACTCTCTCCTGGTAcaaaggaaacagtttattcTCCTCCATCAGTGTGTCTGATCTCAACAGCAGTCTCTCTCTACCTCTGGAGGTGGAATATCAGgagaacaacatctacagctgtgTGATCAACAATCCCATCAGAAACCAGACTCAACATCTCAACATTAATGAAGTCTGTCAGCTGTGTTCAG CACCAAACCAAGAAAGTCCTTCACAACCCCAAAACTTGTCTCTTATGATGCCGAtatctgctgctgctgctgctggaaCTCTCTTCATCGCTGCAGTTTTGATGTTCTGCATCTgcagaaaatacagaaaaactGATCAAGAGG ATCAGACTCGTGCAGTAGAGATCATTTACGCTGATCCAACATACAAAAGAAGAACACAGAAATCA ATAGTAAAACAGGAGGATGATGTGGTGTACGCAGGTGTCGCTGTGAGATATTGA
- the LOC127439156 gene encoding uncharacterized protein LOC127439156 isoform X1 produces the protein MFHQLNSQSMCVRFRNIYRETEQINNKLSINMKKHYLSLLLLLLVEGVFSEVKISVMEEESVTLQIDVTEIQGAETLLWTFNDSNKFIAKIDRETNNEITIPGNDDGRFNNRLQVDKSGSLTITNIRTADSGLYKLEIRSSRGSSYKSFSVTVYSESGVETVSVMEGDSVTLHTDLTEILRDELLLWKFDNTRIANINREENQFSVYDGTDGKFRGKLELDSRTGSLKIRDIRTEHSGLYELQISSIRATKHKRFIVIVTADRSSAAGLSSGAVAGICVAAFIGVQLLDLLSPQHL, from the exons ATGTTCCATCAACTCAACAGTCAGTCGATGTGTGTGCGGTTCAGAAACATATACAGAGAAACAGAGCAGATTAATAATAAACTCTCCATCAATATGAAGAAGCATTATTTATCGTTGTTACTCTTATTACTCGTGGAGG GTGTGTTTAGTGAAGTGAAGATATCAGTGATGGAGGAAGAATCTGTCACTCTACAGATTGATGTTACTGAAATACAGGGAGCTGAGACGCTGCTGTGGACGTTTAATGATTCAAATAAATTCATAGCAAAGATTGACAGAGAAACTAATAATGAGATCACAATACCTGGGAATGATGATGGAAGATTCAATAACAGACTGCAGGTGGATAAGAGTGGATCTCTCACCATCACAAACATCAGAACCGCAGACTCTGGACTTTATAAACTAGAGATCAGGAGCAGTCGTGGGAGCTCATACAAGAGTTTCAGTGTTACTGTCTATA GTGAGTCTGGTGTTGAGACAGTGTCTGTAATGGAGGGAGATTCTGTCACTCTACACACTGATCTTACTGAAATACTGAGAGATGAGCTGCTACTGTGGAAGTTTGATAACACTCGAATCGCTAATATCAACAGAGAGGAAAATCAGTTCTCAGTATATGATGGTACTGATGGGAAATTCAGAGGTAAACTAGAGTTAGACAGTCGGACTGGATCTCTCAAAATCAGAGACATCAGAACTGAACACTCTGGACTTTATGAACTACAGATCAGCAGCATCAGAGCAACCAAACACAAGAGATTCATTGTTATTGTCACTG CGGATCGGTCTTCAGCTGCAGGTCTGTCTTCAGGTGCTGTAGCAGGAATATGTGTTGCTGCTTTTATTGGTGTTCAGTTGCTCGATTTACTATCGCCACAGcatctgtaa
- the LOC127439156 gene encoding uncharacterized protein LOC127439156 isoform X2 — MFHQLNSQSMCVRFRNIYRETEQINNKLSINMKKHYLSLLLLLLVEGVFSEVKISVMEEESVTLQIDVTEIQGAETLLWTFNDSNKFIAKIDRETNNEITIPGNDDGRFNNRLQVDKSGSLTITNIRTADSGLYKLEIRSSRGSSYKSFSVTVYSESGVETVSVMEGDSVTLHTDLTEILRDELLLWKFDNTRIANINREENQFSVYDGTDGKFRGKLELDSRTGSLKIRDIRTEHSGLYELQISSIRATKHKRFIVIVTEYREP, encoded by the exons ATGTTCCATCAACTCAACAGTCAGTCGATGTGTGTGCGGTTCAGAAACATATACAGAGAAACAGAGCAGATTAATAATAAACTCTCCATCAATATGAAGAAGCATTATTTATCGTTGTTACTCTTATTACTCGTGGAGG GTGTGTTTAGTGAAGTGAAGATATCAGTGATGGAGGAAGAATCTGTCACTCTACAGATTGATGTTACTGAAATACAGGGAGCTGAGACGCTGCTGTGGACGTTTAATGATTCAAATAAATTCATAGCAAAGATTGACAGAGAAACTAATAATGAGATCACAATACCTGGGAATGATGATGGAAGATTCAATAACAGACTGCAGGTGGATAAGAGTGGATCTCTCACCATCACAAACATCAGAACCGCAGACTCTGGACTTTATAAACTAGAGATCAGGAGCAGTCGTGGGAGCTCATACAAGAGTTTCAGTGTTACTGTCTATA GTGAGTCTGGTGTTGAGACAGTGTCTGTAATGGAGGGAGATTCTGTCACTCTACACACTGATCTTACTGAAATACTGAGAGATGAGCTGCTACTGTGGAAGTTTGATAACACTCGAATCGCTAATATCAACAGAGAGGAAAATCAGTTCTCAGTATATGATGGTACTGATGGGAAATTCAGAGGTAAACTAGAGTTAGACAGTCGGACTGGATCTCTCAAAATCAGAGACATCAGAACTGAACACTCTGGACTTTATGAACTACAGATCAGCAGCATCAGAGCAACCAAACACAAGAGATTCATTGTTATTGTCACTG AATACCGTGAACCATAA
- the LOC127439155 gene encoding SLAM family member 9-like isoform X4, with protein MNNVNIKWKMFHTLLLFCLFLWHVVGVFGVERVSVMEGDSVTLHTDVTEIQRDDEIEWRFGPENIRIARIKRKIGDFSTSDDVLDGRFRGRLHLNNQTGSLTITNIRTEHTGLYELNIITVNERTTKRFSVTVYAHLPIPVIIRDSSQCSSSSKCVLVCSVVNVTQVTLSWYKGNSLFSSISVSDLNSSLSLPLEVEYQENNIYSCVINNPIRNQTQHLNINEVCQLCSAPNQESPSQPQNLSLMMPISAAAAAGTLFIAAVLMFCICRKYRKTDQEDQTRAVEIIYADPTYKRRTQKSIVKQEDDVVYAGVAVRY; from the exons GTGTGTTTGGTGTTGAGAGAGTGTCAGTGATGGAGGGAGATTCTGTCACTCTACACACTGATGTTACTGAAATACAGAGAGATGATGAGATCGAGTGGAGGTTTGGACCTGAAAACATTCGCATCGCTAGAATCAAGAGAAAGATCGGAGACTTCTCTACATCTGATGATGTTCTTGATGGGAGATTCAGAGGTCGACTGCATCTGAACAATCAGACTGGATCTCTCACCATCACAAACATCAGAACTGAACACACTGGACTTTATGAACTAAACATCATTACAGTAAATGAGCGAACGACAAAGAGATTCAGTGTTACTGTTTATG CTCATCTGCCCATTCCTGTCATCATCAGAGACTCTTCTCAATGTTCTTCAAGCTCtaaatgtgtgttggtgtgttcagTGGTGAATGTGACACAGGTGACTCTCTCCTGGTAcaaaggaaacagtttattcTCCTCCATCAGTGTGTCTGATCTCAACAGCAGTCTCTCTCTACCTCTGGAGGTGGAATATCAGgagaacaacatctacagctgtgTGATCAACAATCCCATCAGAAACCAGACTCAACATCTCAACATTAATGAAGTCTGTCAGCTGTGTTCAG CACCAAACCAAGAAAGTCCTTCACAACCCCAAAACTTGTCTCTTATGATGCCGAtatctgctgctgctgctgctggaaCTCTCTTCATCGCTGCAGTTTTGATGTTCTGCATCTgcagaaaatacagaaaaactGATCAAGAGG ATCAGACTCGTGCAGTAGAGATCATTTACGCTGATCCAACATACAAAAGAAGAACACAGAAATCA ATAGTAAAACAGGAGGATGATGTGGTGTACGCAGGTGTCGCTGTGAGATATTGA